The Cohnella abietis genome has a segment encoding these proteins:
- a CDS encoding SDR family oxidoreductase, which translates to MKLSGNTVLITGGNAGIGLAFAERFMKAGNQVIVCGRRENALQAAKEQFPGLITRVTDLDLASERVALFDWVTANYPDVNVLVNNAGIQQLYNVLTADVRDNWNYFSKEITTNMEAPFHLSMLFAPYLASKETATIINVTSGLAFTPFPIAPIYSATKAAFHSFTISLRHQLSDTSVEVIEVAPPAVNTDLGGAGMHKQGEPLDAFADGIFNELATGKNEIGYGDSVDRIRMSRDEVNVCVEKMYQATKSLIK; encoded by the coding sequence ATGAAGCTTTCAGGGAATACAGTACTGATTACGGGCGGAAATGCGGGAATCGGATTGGCGTTTGCAGAAAGATTTATGAAAGCTGGGAATCAAGTCATTGTTTGTGGCCGACGGGAAAATGCACTCCAAGCTGCGAAAGAACAATTTCCTGGTCTCATCACGCGAGTAACTGATTTGGATCTAGCATCCGAGCGTGTAGCGTTATTTGACTGGGTAACCGCGAATTATCCTGACGTGAATGTGCTGGTCAATAATGCTGGCATCCAGCAACTCTATAATGTACTTACAGCGGATGTGAGAGACAACTGGAATTATTTCAGTAAAGAAATCACAACTAATATGGAAGCCCCTTTCCATCTATCCATGCTGTTCGCACCTTATCTTGCGTCAAAAGAAACAGCGACGATCATTAACGTCACATCCGGACTGGCTTTTACACCATTTCCGATTGCCCCAATATACTCAGCCACCAAAGCAGCGTTTCATTCCTTTACCATCAGCCTAAGGCATCAGCTTAGTGATACATCGGTCGAGGTCATTGAAGTTGCTCCTCCAGCGGTCAATACAGATTTAGGAGGGGCAGGAATGCATAAGCAAGGCGAACCATTAGATGCCTTCGCGGATGGAATATTCAACGAATTAGCCACTGGCAAAAATGAAATCGGGTATGGTGATTCTGTGGACCGTATACGAATGTCTCGAGACGAAGTAAACGTATGTGTGGAAAAGATGTATCAGGCAACGAAAAGCTTAATTAAATAA
- a CDS encoding ABC transporter permease → MKQAVLSKLAWREQKPLLQAGSLKRKRIAVSDLLVYTAAIIVLFFLGCAIFPSWIAPYSPTSMVPTDIMKSPSLHHLFGTDYFGRDVFSVVVYGSRDSLIIGVAAAVFGAFAGGLIGAIAGYIGGAIDVIFMRLIDVLMAIPGILLALAVAAALGPSLINIVLAVSISAIPGYARVIRGQIMSIKGRPYITAARSIGTRNVHIFLRHVLPNSLSPLLVMATIGLGTSILVGSGLSFLGLGVIKEVADWGTLLSQGRGYLTVAWWICTFPGLAITLFVLSINLMGDRFRDYIDPKQSRN, encoded by the coding sequence ATGAAACAAGCCGTCTTATCGAAATTAGCTTGGCGTGAACAAAAGCCGTTATTACAGGCTGGCTCATTGAAGAGAAAACGCATAGCGGTATCAGACTTGCTAGTCTATACCGCTGCAATAATCGTGCTGTTTTTTTTAGGATGTGCTATTTTTCCAAGCTGGATAGCCCCCTATTCGCCAACTTCAATGGTACCTACTGACATCATGAAATCGCCTAGTCTTCACCATTTGTTCGGGACGGACTATTTTGGTCGGGATGTATTCAGTGTTGTGGTATATGGCAGCCGAGACTCCCTTATTATTGGCGTAGCAGCTGCAGTATTTGGTGCCTTTGCTGGAGGATTAATTGGAGCAATTGCAGGATATATTGGTGGCGCTATTGATGTTATCTTCATGCGCTTAATTGATGTATTGATGGCAATTCCAGGCATATTATTGGCTCTAGCTGTTGCCGCTGCGTTAGGGCCAAGCTTGATTAATATCGTTTTGGCTGTTTCCATCTCCGCTATCCCAGGCTATGCCCGTGTTATTCGCGGTCAAATTATGAGCATAAAGGGTCGACCTTACATTACAGCGGCGCGTTCGATTGGCACTAGAAATGTTCATATTTTTCTGCGTCACGTCCTACCTAATTCCTTATCACCACTCTTAGTTATGGCGACGATTGGCTTAGGGACCTCCATTCTCGTCGGATCGGGACTAAGCTTTCTTGGTTTGGGTGTTATTAAGGAGGTTGCGGATTGGGGAACCCTGCTTTCTCAGGGAAGAGGCTATCTCACCGTTGCATGGTGGATTTGTACCTTTCCTGGGCTTGCTATCACGTTATTCGTACTTTCCATTAATTTAATGGGTGATAGATTCCGTGACTATATAGATCCGAAACAGAGCAGAAACTAA
- a CDS encoding ABC transporter substrate-binding protein, with product MNKKMRLWNKLTLISLALILVLTACASNTKKEEASKAPPASVAPSPSEKAEEPEEAAKGGELTYALATSPDLLDPHVSRVAVSVRVLRTIYDSLVVQDADGSIKPWLATEWELAPDSKSYTFKLRKDVKFHDGTPFNAEAVKYNFDRILDPTTKAANAAALIRPYVSSDIIDEFTIKLNLATPSADFLGNLSQALVGIVSPTAAKKFGDQFGRNPVGSGPFKFVKWDDNAQINVERNPDYNWGPSNVDNKSAANLDTISFKIIPEEATRLGSVQSNQVQAAESIPPQNILSLKKEDKLQLLQVNTNGLPYTLFINQRKKPWNELKARQALQYGIDVTTIVQTLYLGTYEQAWSPISPGLLGYDKSLENGIKLDIDKANSLLDEIGWVKGKDGLREKDGKKLTLHYVDSSPNREKRNDIAAIVQQQLKKIGITVEVEITKDVLNSVFVKDGYDIFGNSQTNSDPNALFAFYHSLVKIVGGGNIPGVLDPELDDLLNKGAVEQDNTKRVEIYKQAQQLIINKAYIIPIYVFPYTVAASKTVTGLKFDALGYPLFNDVSITK from the coding sequence ATGAACAAGAAAATGAGACTATGGAACAAATTAACGTTAATTAGCCTGGCTTTAATCTTAGTATTAACAGCTTGTGCTTCAAACACCAAAAAGGAAGAAGCGAGTAAAGCACCACCCGCAAGTGTAGCACCATCACCATCCGAAAAAGCTGAAGAGCCTGAAGAGGCTGCCAAAGGCGGCGAGCTAACTTATGCCTTAGCAACTTCACCTGATTTATTGGATCCACATGTAAGCCGAGTAGCCGTTTCGGTTAGAGTACTTAGAACGATTTATGACAGCTTAGTCGTTCAGGATGCGGACGGTTCTATTAAACCTTGGCTAGCAACAGAATGGGAATTAGCGCCTGATAGCAAGAGCTATACTTTTAAACTACGTAAAGACGTAAAGTTCCATGATGGAACTCCTTTTAACGCAGAAGCGGTTAAGTATAACTTCGATCGCATTCTTGACCCCACCACGAAAGCCGCTAATGCAGCAGCCCTAATCAGACCTTATGTTTCTTCAGATATCATTGATGAGTTTACGATTAAATTAAATCTAGCTACACCGTCGGCTGATTTCCTTGGCAATCTAAGTCAAGCACTTGTTGGAATTGTATCTCCTACAGCTGCTAAGAAATTCGGAGATCAGTTCGGCAGGAATCCAGTAGGGTCAGGACCTTTCAAATTTGTTAAATGGGATGACAACGCTCAAATTAATGTAGAAAGAAATCCAGATTATAACTGGGGACCTAGCAACGTAGATAATAAATCGGCAGCCAATCTAGATACAATCAGCTTCAAAATTATTCCGGAGGAAGCAACAAGATTGGGTAGTGTGCAAAGCAATCAAGTGCAAGCTGCTGAATCTATACCGCCTCAGAATATACTTTCCTTGAAAAAAGAAGATAAGCTGCAGCTCCTGCAAGTAAATACCAATGGTTTGCCGTATACGTTATTTATTAATCAAAGAAAGAAGCCATGGAATGAACTAAAAGCTCGACAAGCGCTCCAATATGGCATTGATGTTACAACTATCGTTCAGACCTTATATTTAGGGACCTATGAACAAGCTTGGTCACCGATTAGTCCGGGGTTATTGGGCTACGATAAATCGTTGGAAAATGGAATTAAGCTGGATATTGATAAAGCAAACAGCTTGTTAGATGAGATTGGCTGGGTTAAAGGTAAGGATGGCTTGCGTGAAAAAGATGGTAAAAAGCTAACATTACATTATGTAGATAGCTCTCCAAACCGTGAAAAAAGAAATGATATTGCAGCCATTGTTCAACAACAGCTGAAAAAAATCGGTATTACAGTCGAAGTAGAGATCACTAAAGATGTATTGAACAGTGTATTCGTGAAGGATGGCTACGATATATTTGGGAACAGTCAAACGAATTCCGATCCCAATGCATTATTCGCATTCTATCATTCACTCGTTAAGATTGTTGGAGGCGGAAATATTCCTGGCGTGCTGGATCCAGAGTTAGATGATCTTCTTAACAAAGGTGCTGTTGAGCAAGATAATACCAAACGCGTAGAGATATACAAACAAGCACAGCAGCTCATTATCAATAAGGCTTACATCATCCCGATTTATGTATTTCCTTACACTGTTGCAGCATCGAAAACCGTAACTGGACTGAAATTTGATGCGCTTGGATATCCTCTGTTTAATGATGTTTCGATTACAAAATAG
- a CDS encoding LLM class flavin-dependent oxidoreductase, which yields MTKQRKIKLGADLNINGSNMGLWRHADSVPGASVNFDFNKKLAIKAEEGKFDFLFIADGLYINEKTIPHFLNRFEPIAFLSALAAVTSNIGLVGTLSTSYSEPFTVARQFGTIDKISGGRAGWNIVTTPLAGTATNYSKQEHPEHDSRYKIAAEHLEVTRGLWDSWEDDAFIRDKESGVFFDPDKLHTLNHKGDFFSVKGPLNIARSPQGHPVIFQAGTSEVGKNFAALVADSIFTVHFDIASAQEYYRDIKTRVVSNGRSPDDVLIFPGITPIIGRTAEEAELRYQEYANLVTIDKALENLGRLFDHHDFSQYPLDETFPELGDLGGNSFQGSTSKIKEQARARNLTLRQVALWITIPRGEFVGTPVQIADSLQRWFENEAADGFVIFHGTVGGLDEFVDLVVPILQERGLYKTEYESTTLRGHLGLPIPANRYTLEKSAVTNTL from the coding sequence ATGACAAAACAGCGCAAGATTAAACTAGGAGCAGACTTAAACATCAATGGCAGTAATATGGGGCTTTGGAGACATGCGGATTCAGTACCGGGTGCAAGTGTGAATTTTGATTTTAATAAGAAATTGGCTATAAAGGCTGAAGAAGGCAAGTTCGATTTTTTATTCATCGCAGATGGCTTATACATCAATGAGAAGACCATTCCACATTTTCTTAATCGTTTTGAACCGATTGCATTCTTAAGCGCATTAGCAGCAGTGACCTCCAATATCGGATTAGTCGGTACACTATCAACCTCTTACAGTGAACCCTTCACAGTAGCGCGTCAATTCGGAACGATTGATAAGATAAGCGGCGGTCGAGCAGGCTGGAATATTGTCACTACACCTCTGGCGGGGACAGCTACTAATTATAGTAAACAGGAGCACCCTGAACACGATTCGCGTTATAAGATAGCTGCCGAGCATCTGGAGGTGACTAGAGGACTTTGGGATTCTTGGGAGGATGACGCTTTTATAAGAGATAAAGAATCTGGTGTCTTCTTCGATCCAGATAAATTACACACTTTGAACCACAAGGGTGATTTTTTCTCGGTAAAAGGTCCATTGAATATTGCACGATCTCCACAAGGGCATCCCGTTATTTTTCAAGCAGGAACCTCAGAGGTTGGCAAAAATTTTGCCGCATTAGTGGCTGACTCTATATTTACCGTTCATTTCGATATAGCAAGCGCCCAAGAATATTATAGGGACATTAAAACTAGAGTAGTCTCGAATGGTCGTTCGCCTGATGATGTGCTGATATTTCCAGGCATTACGCCAATTATCGGTCGGACAGCTGAAGAAGCAGAATTGAGGTATCAAGAGTACGCCAATCTGGTGACCATCGATAAAGCTTTGGAGAACCTCGGCCGACTCTTTGACCACCATGATTTTTCACAATATCCACTAGATGAAACGTTTCCTGAGCTTGGTGACTTAGGGGGAAATAGCTTTCAAGGCAGTACGAGCAAAATAAAAGAGCAAGCTCGGGCGAGAAATTTGACATTACGACAGGTAGCCTTATGGATAACCATTCCAAGAGGAGAGTTTGTTGGCACACCCGTTCAAATTGCAGATTCATTGCAAAGGTGGTTTGAGAATGAAGCTGCAGACGGATTCGTTATATTCCATGGGACTGTTGGCGGTTTAGATGAATTTGTGGACCTGGTGGTGCCGATTCTTCAAGAAAGAGGGTTATACAAAACGGAATATGAATCAACAACCCTTCGTGGTCATTTAGGTCTTCCTATCCCGGCTAACCGTTATACATTAGAAAAGAGTGCCGTTACTAACACACTATAA
- a CDS encoding ABC transporter permease, whose protein sequence is MTKLILVRLSTSLLVILGSLVLVFIIIYLLPGDPVLQMLDPNTATPEDIANLRHQLGLDKSFVSQFLTYANQMLHGDFGKSILNSEPVLPKIIKHFPDTLALTLASSLISAAVGIFLGVLSAIHRNSWIDIVTRIVGLFGISMPSFWSGILLILIFSVHFGWFPAMGSDGWKTLVLPAFTLGIVGSGFIVRMVRNSMLEVINEQFILTLRSKGLSERLVMYRHALRNALIPAITMIGVLVGELMAGAVVIETVFSRQGIGRIVSDALMAKDLPVVQGVVFFSAIIYVLVNLLVDLSYSVIDPRVRRAH, encoded by the coding sequence ATGACAAAATTAATTCTGGTGCGGCTCTCTACTTCTCTGTTGGTTATATTGGGTTCATTGGTATTAGTCTTCATTATCATTTATCTGCTCCCGGGGGATCCAGTGTTACAAATGCTGGATCCCAATACAGCAACACCAGAGGATATAGCAAACCTACGGCATCAATTAGGGCTCGACAAATCGTTTGTCTCGCAGTTTTTAACCTATGCCAATCAAATGCTTCACGGTGACTTCGGTAAATCTATTCTTAATAGTGAGCCGGTTTTACCGAAGATTATTAAACATTTTCCAGATACATTAGCATTAACTTTAGCTAGCTCTCTTATTTCAGCGGCTGTTGGCATATTTCTCGGAGTGCTTTCAGCTATTCATCGAAATTCATGGATTGATATCGTAACAAGAATAGTTGGATTGTTCGGAATTTCAATGCCATCCTTCTGGTCGGGAATACTCTTGATTCTGATCTTCTCGGTCCACTTCGGCTGGTTTCCAGCGATGGGCTCGGATGGTTGGAAGACACTTGTTCTGCCAGCCTTTACTCTAGGAATTGTAGGCTCTGGTTTTATTGTGCGGATGGTTCGCAACAGTATGCTAGAAGTCATTAATGAGCAATTCATTCTCACCCTTCGTTCTAAAGGATTATCTGAAAGATTGGTTATGTATAGGCACGCCTTAAGAAACGCTTTAATTCCAGCGATAACGATGATCGGCGTGTTAGTAGGTGAGTTAATGGCAGGTGCTGTTGTGATTGAGACCGTATTCTCTCGACAAGGCATTGGTAGAATTGTATCAGATGCATTGATGGCCAAGGATTTGCCGGTTGTTCAAGGTGTTGTATTTTTCTCGGCCATTATCTATGTGTTAGTTAACTTACTAGTAGATCTTTCTTATTCGGTTATTGATCCACGAGTAAGACGAGCTCATTAG
- a CDS encoding IS110 family RNA-guided transposase: MKFTQNETTNQRIERITSQCAVVGIDIAKDVHAAQVTDYRGRALSSRHLSFTNTREGFEKLGRWMQDICDKHGKSRIIVGMEPTGHYWHNLANWLLEQSIDVVLVNPVTTHRNKENRDNSPSKNDPKDALVIADVVSRGYYTDYAPQSPVFDRIKTITSNREYWVKMSTSLGNRIVRWIDLYFPEFRSVFPAWDTARSLATLRAFPLPDDLKSLNGEAVTEGWREQGMRRAGGVSGMATAVQLLGAADSSIGKPHMNVEARRDLARLLEAYEQTQAALQEMEQDMEELLSSLPLAKQLSSVGLGTVAIAVLLGRAGDLSQYAHGRQLLRRAGLNLAERTSGKHKGQVKLSKRGDSTLRKYLFLSVLRLVRHHPDFKNWHKRNQLNGMTKLKSVFKLIGKLARLVIGMVQRGEMYESKLGITAA; encoded by the coding sequence ATGAAGTTTACCCAAAATGAAACAACAAATCAACGTATTGAACGAATTACCAGTCAGTGCGCTGTGGTGGGGATCGATATCGCTAAAGATGTGCATGCGGCGCAAGTCACGGATTACCGTGGACGAGCCCTTTCGAGCCGTCATCTGTCCTTCACCAATACGCGAGAAGGATTCGAGAAACTCGGAAGGTGGATGCAGGATATATGCGACAAACACGGTAAATCGCGCATCATCGTTGGCATGGAACCGACCGGCCATTACTGGCATAATCTCGCCAATTGGCTATTGGAGCAAAGCATCGATGTGGTGCTGGTGAACCCGGTGACAACGCATCGCAACAAGGAGAATCGGGACAACAGCCCCTCGAAGAACGACCCCAAGGATGCACTCGTCATCGCGGATGTCGTCAGCCGCGGTTATTATACGGACTATGCACCGCAGTCCCCCGTATTCGACCGAATCAAGACCATTACGAGCAACCGCGAGTATTGGGTAAAAATGTCCACGAGTCTAGGCAATCGCATCGTCCGCTGGATCGATCTTTACTTTCCTGAGTTCAGAAGCGTCTTCCCCGCTTGGGATACGGCACGTTCACTGGCGACGCTCCGAGCCTTTCCGCTACCTGACGACCTTAAAAGTCTAAATGGCGAAGCGGTCACAGAAGGATGGCGCGAGCAGGGAATGAGACGTGCAGGTGGTGTTAGTGGGATGGCGACCGCCGTCCAGCTTCTCGGCGCCGCGGATAGCAGCATCGGAAAACCGCACATGAACGTGGAAGCCCGTCGGGATCTGGCTCGTCTGTTAGAAGCTTACGAACAAACCCAAGCGGCGCTCCAGGAGATGGAGCAGGACATGGAAGAACTGTTGAGTAGCCTACCACTGGCTAAGCAGCTAAGCAGCGTAGGTTTGGGCACGGTCGCCATAGCCGTCTTGTTAGGACGCGCTGGGGATCTGAGCCAGTATGCCCACGGGAGGCAGTTGCTACGTCGTGCAGGGCTCAATTTGGCGGAGCGAACGTCTGGGAAGCACAAGGGGCAGGTCAAGCTCTCGAAGCGAGGAGACAGCACGTTACGTAAATATTTGTTTCTAAGTGTACTCAGATTGGTGCGGCATCACCCGGATTTCAAGAACTGGCACAAGCGAAACCAACTAAACGGAATGACGAAGCTGAAATCCGTATTCAAACTCATAGGGAAGCTAGCGCGCCTTGTAATTGGTATGGTTCAACGGGGAGAAATGTACGAAAGCAAGCTAGGCATCACGGCAGCCTAA
- a CDS encoding MerR family transcriptional regulator, with translation MNYYSIGQASAKFNIPESTLRYYDKKGLLPLIERDEAGRRLFSEHQMALLQSLIYLKNTHMPIKSIRQYMEWFVEGDSTLEFRLDMIRKHKQRVLDEISLLTKYVPGIDKKIDRYLKQTEEGRT, from the coding sequence ATGAACTATTATTCCATCGGCCAAGCTTCAGCCAAGTTCAATATTCCAGAATCAACATTGCGTTATTATGATAAAAAAGGACTACTGCCGCTAATCGAGCGTGATGAGGCGGGCAGGCGTTTATTTTCGGAGCACCAGATGGCACTCCTTCAATCTCTCATTTACTTAAAGAACACACACATGCCAATCAAAAGCATTAGGCAGTACATGGAGTGGTTTGTAGAAGGTGATTCCACCCTCGAATTCCGGCTTGATATGATCAGGAAGCACAAGCAAAGAGTGCTGGATGAGATTTCATTACTGACTAAATACGTACCAGGAATTGATAAGAAGATTGATCGCTATTTAAAACAGACCGAGGAGGGACGAACATGA
- a CDS encoding ABC transporter ATP-binding protein: MKNSLDIQNLTVQFETKKGLLTAITDVCLTIEPGETVCLVGESGSGKTITSKAVMRLIDYENGKIAQGQILFAGDDLVQLSQKNLRLLRGKRIAMVFQEPMAAFDPLFSIGSQIIEVIVQHKLGNAKQAWERAVHLLARVGIPEPEIRMKQFPNELSGGMLQRAMIAMTLACSPELLIADEPTTALDMTIQAQILHLLQELKAEFNMSILLITHDMGIAAEMADRIVVMYAGNVVEQATVFQLFEKPHHPYTQGLLQSITTMDSDRKTKLYSIPGSIPNLFELPTGCHFHPRCSYASDQCLTQSPPLQTFQGREVACWHTEEIASIDRQPGATVSISRESSHSNHTPFEKEDLLARNKLLFEIKEVSKFYPIKKNVLSRHPQFIRAVDKVSFNIRKGETFGLVGESGSGKSTLGRAVVQLEKATSGQVLYQGRDLTNLDQTGLREERKHMQMIFQDPYGSMNPRWKIGDIIAEPLWVHSNLSTKETRAQVGELLEIVGLNASWYDRYPHEFSGGQRQRIGIARAIALRPSFILADEAISALDVSVQAQIINLMQDLQQKLGLTYLFIAHGLHIVRHISDRIGVMYLGKLVEIADSDQLFSNPAHHYTKALIASIPWPDPTRKKDFVAIQGEIPSPANPPSGCYFHTRCPAATALCKELAPELKALREDHLVACHYPL; the protein is encoded by the coding sequence TTGAAGAATTCACTAGACATCCAGAATCTTACGGTTCAATTCGAAACCAAGAAGGGTTTATTGACCGCTATCACCGATGTTTGTCTAACCATTGAGCCAGGTGAAACAGTTTGTCTTGTTGGCGAGTCCGGGAGTGGGAAAACGATCACCTCTAAGGCAGTAATGCGCTTAATCGATTATGAAAATGGAAAAATCGCGCAAGGTCAAATCCTCTTCGCTGGCGATGATTTGGTGCAATTATCACAAAAAAATCTTCGGCTGCTGCGAGGGAAACGTATTGCAATGGTTTTTCAAGAGCCTATGGCTGCCTTTGATCCTTTGTTCTCCATCGGTAGTCAGATTATTGAAGTCATTGTGCAGCATAAGCTTGGTAATGCAAAGCAGGCTTGGGAGCGTGCGGTGCATCTGCTTGCAAGAGTGGGTATACCGGAGCCAGAAATACGTATGAAGCAGTTTCCAAATGAATTATCGGGAGGTATGCTGCAAAGAGCGATGATAGCTATGACTCTTGCTTGTAGTCCGGAGCTATTAATTGCAGATGAGCCTACAACGGCTTTGGATATGACGATTCAAGCTCAAATTCTGCATTTACTACAGGAGCTCAAGGCAGAGTTCAATATGTCTATTCTATTGATTACACACGATATGGGAATTGCTGCTGAGATGGCTGACCGAATTGTAGTGATGTATGCAGGAAATGTTGTTGAACAAGCGACCGTTTTCCAACTATTCGAAAAGCCTCACCATCCGTATACACAAGGGTTGCTACAATCCATTACAACAATGGATAGCGACCGCAAAACGAAGCTATATTCGATTCCGGGATCTATACCTAATTTATTCGAATTACCAACGGGCTGTCATTTCCATCCGCGATGCTCATATGCAAGTGATCAATGCTTGACTCAGTCACCACCTCTTCAAACATTCCAAGGACGCGAAGTGGCATGCTGGCATACAGAGGAGATTGCATCGATCGATAGACAACCGGGAGCAACGGTCTCCATCTCAAGAGAAAGCTCTCATTCTAATCATACCCCCTTTGAAAAAGAAGATTTATTGGCTAGAAATAAGCTTTTATTTGAAATTAAAGAAGTTAGTAAATTTTATCCAATCAAGAAAAATGTACTTAGTCGACATCCGCAATTTATCCGGGCTGTTGATAAAGTTTCATTTAATATTCGTAAGGGAGAGACGTTTGGTCTTGTGGGTGAATCCGGGAGTGGCAAATCTACATTAGGTCGAGCGGTTGTGCAGCTAGAGAAAGCAACCTCGGGACAGGTGCTTTATCAGGGACGCGACCTTACCAATCTAGATCAAACAGGATTGCGTGAGGAACGTAAGCATATGCAAATGATTTTCCAGGATCCGTATGGGTCAATGAACCCGCGTTGGAAAATTGGTGACATTATTGCTGAACCACTCTGGGTCCATTCAAACCTTAGCACTAAAGAAACGAGGGCTCAGGTCGGAGAGCTGCTTGAAATTGTCGGATTGAATGCTTCGTGGTATGACCGTTATCCACATGAATTTTCTGGTGGCCAACGTCAAAGAATTGGCATAGCGCGGGCTATTGCTCTTCGTCCTTCTTTCATTCTTGCTGATGAAGCTATATCTGCCTTAGATGTATCCGTTCAAGCTCAAATTATTAATTTAATGCAGGACTTACAGCAAAAATTAGGTCTGACCTATTTGTTTATTGCACATGGACTGCACATTGTACGGCATATTTCGGATCGAATTGGTGTGATGTATCTTGGAAAGCTCGTTGAGATCGCAGATAGCGACCAGCTGTTCAGTAATCCTGCACACCATTATACGAAAGCATTGATAGCATCGATTCCATGGCCTGATCCAACCAGAAAAAAGGATTTTGTAGCCATTCAAGGCGAGATCCCTTCTCCAGCTAATCCCCCATCGGGATGTTATTTCCATACAAGATGCCCAGCAGCAACAGCCTTATGTAAGGAATTAGCTCCAGAGCTTAAGGCTTTGCGTGAGGACCACTTGGTGGCTTGCCATTATCCATTGTAG